The Nocardioides ochotonae genome segment GAAGAGGGCACTGGGCACAGCACTGGGGAGCGTGACCTGCGGCCCGAGGACGGCGAGGACCTCGCCTACCTCGACGAGCACGACGACGACACCCCGCCCGCGTGGTTCGCCGGTCAGCACCTGCCCGAGGACGCGCGCCGGATGGGCCTGGACCACCGGGTCCCCGACGGCGCGCTGCTCGACTTCGCCGGGCGCCTGGACTCCTCCAAGCGCCTGCACCGGGTCACCGCGTGGGTGATGCTCGCGGTCTTCGGCACGCCGGTCCTGCTCCACGTGCTCCGGCTGCTGCGCGAGCTGACCTGACCGGCGCTCAGCCGGGCGGCCAGGTCAGTGCCCGGCCCCCGAGGACGTGCAGGTGGGTGTGGAAGACCGTCTGCCCGGCGCCCGCGCCGGTGTTGAAGACCAGTCGGTAGTCGTCGGGGTGACCCGCGTCCGCGGCCACCTGCGCGGCGGCGCCCACGAGCGCAGCGACCAGCGTCGGGTCGGCGGCCGCCAAGGCGGCGGCGTCCGCGTGGTGCGCGCGCGGCACCACCAGGACGTGGGTCGGCGCCTGCGGGTGGATGTCGCGGAAGGCGAGCGTGTGCTCGGTCTCGTGGACGACGTCGGCCGGGATCTCGCCGGCGACGATCTTGCAGAAGAGGCAGTCCTGGGTGCTCACCGTTCGATCCTGCCGCCTCGCACCGTCCCGCTGTCAACTGCCTGTCCGACTGGCCTGCCCAGCCGTCTGTCGACCTCACCGGCGCCGCACGCGTCGCATCCAGACCGGGAGCCGGCCCAGCCCGCGCGCCGACACGCGGCGGGGCCGGGGAGGCTCGGCACGGCCGCCACGACCAGAGAGGATGACCCCATGACCGCGACCCGCTGGACCCGCACCCTCTCCCTGACCGCCACGGCGGCCGTGACGCTCGCCGTGCTCGCCGGATGCGGCGACGACGAGCCGACCGCGCAGGACCCGGCGCCGACCGAGAGCTCCAGCGGCGGCACCTCGTCACCGTCGCCCACCGCGTCCGCGGAGCCCTCGGCTACCTCGACGCCGGACAGCGGCAAGCAGACCACCGTCCCGGCGTACTTCGTCGGCGACACCCCCCAGGGCGCTCGGCTCTACCGCGAGTTCCGCCAGGTGCCAGCCGACGACGCGCTCACGGCGGCGGCCCGGCTGGTGACCACCGGGGACGCGCTCGACCCGGACTACCGCACGCTGTTCCCCGGCGGGGAGCTCGCGAGCGTCGAGTACGCCGACGGCCGGTTCGTCGCCACGCTCGCGGACGACGGCTGGCGCGACGCGCCGTCCGGGATGTCGAAGCAGGACGCCGAGCTCGCCGTGCAGCAGCTGGTGCACACCCTCCAGGGCGTGCAGCAGGAACGTGCTCCCCTCGAGGTGGTCCTCGACGGCTCCCCCACCACCCTGCTCGGCGTCGACACCGCCGGCGGCGTCACCAACGCCGACCAGCTCAGCACGCTCGCCCTGGTCAACGTGACCTCCCCGGCCGAGGGCGCCCGCACCGGCGACACCATCACCGCCAGCGGGGTCGCGTCCTCCTTCGAGGCCACCGTGCCGTGGGAGGTACGCCGCGGCGACGAGGTCGTGCTCGACGGCTTCGCGACCGCGGAGGGCTGGATGGACCGGCTCTACCCGTGGGAGGTCGAGGTCGACCTGTCGGGCCTGGAGCCGGGTGAGTACACCTTCGTCGCCCGCACCGACGACCCGTCCGGCGGCGCCGAGGGCAACGGGCCGACCGAGGACACCAAGACCATCAACGTGGGCTAGGTCGCATAGCAGTCAACCTCGAGAAGGGCAAGGCGCCACGCCGTCAGTGGCTCGTGATAAATGATCGCCGTCCATTTTCCGGAGGTGACCATGCATCCAACCCTTCTCCGGCGACTGGCGGTCGTGCTCACCACGCTCCTGCTGGGCGCCACCACATTCCCACCCTCGCCCGCCGGGGCCACACCGGCACCCGGCGGGCAGGTCCGCGGCGGCGGCTCGTTCTTCACCGAGCTTCAGACGCACTCCATCACCGGCCAGCCGGGGCTTCGCACGATCGATGGCTTCGTCGCGCCGGCCGGCTTCGACCCGCTCAGCGGCTACCCGGAGACGACCCCGGAGGGATCCACGCCGCACCAGCACCCCTACCTGGGGCTGATCCTGGCGAAGGACGGCCGCGGCGAGAACGCCCTCACCTACTGCATCGACATGCGGGTCGGCACGGGGGCCGGGATCAACTACAAGCGTGGTGACTGGAGCGAGGCCAACGTGCCGCACCTCGGGTACCTCGGCTACATCCTGGAGAACTACTTCCCTGCCGCACCGGGTCCGGCGGGGGTCTCCGACGACCTCAAGGCGGCCGCCACGCAGGCCGCGATCTGGTACTTCACCGACCGACTGGTGATCGACGCGGAGGCCGAGCCCGAGCTGCACGAGCTGACGTCGGCCATCATCGCCGACGCGCTCGCCAACGGTCCTGCGACCGAGCCCGCGGAGCCGACCCTCTCCATCTCCCCCGACTCGGCCCTCGCGCCGGTGAGCGGGGAGCTGGTCGGGCCCTTCACCGTCACCGCCGACGGACCCGCGACGCTGCGGGTCGACGGCGTCGAGGTGTTCAGCGACGCCGCCGGCACCCAGCAGCTGCTCGCCGGCGACACCGTCCAGCCCGGAGCCCAGCTGTGGGTCCGCACGGCCAGTCCGGACACGCCCCAGGGATTCGCACTGCAACGCCAGGTTCGGGTCCCCGAGAGCACCGTCTACCTCTACGACGGCACCACCCCCGGCTGGGCCGACGCGCAGAAGCTGATCCTCGCCCAGGAGAAGACCCTCGAGGCGGTGGCGAGCGTGCGCATCACGCCGTACGCCGCGGGCGGGATCGACGTCGTCAAGACCATCGGCGGCACCGGGGCCGGGCTCCAGGACCGCGTGGTCGTCGAGGTCTCCTGCGCCACGGAGGACGGCGGGGACCCGGTCGTGCGCACGGCCACGATCCCGGCCGGGACCGGCGCGGGCAGCGAGACCCTGTCGTTCACCGACCTGCCGGCCGGGGCGCAGTGCACGATCACCGAGACCGAGAACGGCGACAACGACCTCGTCAACCTCACCGCCTCGTCCCTCGAGCCCAGCACCGTCACCATCGCTGAAGGTGCGGCCGTCCTGGTCGAGGCCAGCAACGAGTACGAGCGCGCGTTCGGGCAGCTCCAGGTCACCAAGCGGATCAAGGGTCCCGCCGCCGGTGCGCAGGACGAGGTCGTGATCGCCGTCGACTGCGACGACCCGGTGGGCACCTCCCCCGAGGGCGCCTTCGACCGGGAGTACACGATCCCGGCCGGAGCCCCGGCGGGCTCCCACCCGCAGGAGGTCGTCACCGGCATCCCCGCCGGCACCGTCTGCACGGTCGCCGAGATCGCCGACGGGGCCACCGACACCGTCGTCGCCGGGCCGGTGCGCATCACGCCGGCCACTGCCACGATCGCCGACGGGGAGACCGCGGCCGTGACCGTCACCAACACCTACCTCGAGCGGGAGGAGGTCGTCCCGGACCCGGAGCCGACCCCGGACCCTGACCAGGACCAGCTCGAGGACCAGGAGGAGGTCCAGGAGGAGGTCCAGGAGGACGAGGAGGCCGAGGTGGCCTCCGGCGACCTGCCCCACACCGGCGGGCAGGGTGGCCTGGTCGCGCTGCGCCTCGGACTGGCACTGCTGCTCAGCGGTGCCGGACTGCTGGCGCTGCGCCGCCTGGCCGGT includes the following:
- a CDS encoding HIT domain-containing protein encodes the protein MSTQDCLFCKIVAGEIPADVVHETEHTLAFRDIHPQAPTHVLVVPRAHHADAAALAAADPTLVAALVGAAAQVAADAGHPDDYRLVFNTGAGAGQTVFHTHLHVLGGRALTWPPG
- a CDS encoding thioester domain-containing protein, with product MHPTLLRRLAVVLTTLLLGATTFPPSPAGATPAPGGQVRGGGSFFTELQTHSITGQPGLRTIDGFVAPAGFDPLSGYPETTPEGSTPHQHPYLGLILAKDGRGENALTYCIDMRVGTGAGINYKRGDWSEANVPHLGYLGYILENYFPAAPGPAGVSDDLKAAATQAAIWYFTDRLVIDAEAEPELHELTSAIIADALANGPATEPAEPTLSISPDSALAPVSGELVGPFTVTADGPATLRVDGVEVFSDAAGTQQLLAGDTVQPGAQLWVRTASPDTPQGFALQRQVRVPESTVYLYDGTTPGWADAQKLILAQEKTLEAVASVRITPYAAGGIDVVKTIGGTGAGLQDRVVVEVSCATEDGGDPVVRTATIPAGTGAGSETLSFTDLPAGAQCTITETENGDNDLVNLTASSLEPSTVTIAEGAAVLVEASNEYERAFGQLQVTKRIKGPAAGAQDEVVIAVDCDDPVGTSPEGAFDREYTIPAGAPAGSHPQEVVTGIPAGTVCTVAEIADGATDTVVAGPVRITPATATIADGETAAVTVTNTYLEREEVVPDPEPTPDPDQDQLEDQEEVQEEVQEDEEAEVASGDLPHTGGQGGLVALRLGLALLLSGAGLLALRRLAGLRTRGS
- a CDS encoding Gmad2 immunoglobulin-like domain-containing protein, coding for MTATRWTRTLSLTATAAVTLAVLAGCGDDEPTAQDPAPTESSSGGTSSPSPTASAEPSATSTPDSGKQTTVPAYFVGDTPQGARLYREFRQVPADDALTAAARLVTTGDALDPDYRTLFPGGELASVEYADGRFVATLADDGWRDAPSGMSKQDAELAVQQLVHTLQGVQQERAPLEVVLDGSPTTLLGVDTAGGVTNADQLSTLALVNVTSPAEGARTGDTITASGVASSFEATVPWEVRRGDEVVLDGFATAEGWMDRLYPWEVEVDLSGLEPGEYTFVARTDDPSGGAEGNGPTEDTKTINVG